DNA from Larimichthys crocea isolate SSNF chromosome XIII, L_crocea_2.0, whole genome shotgun sequence:
AATGCCCTCTTGTGGATAGACATGAATCATTATTTTCTTGGCTCGAAGGCTTCAAATCATGAGATCAATAGCTCactatagtatatagtatatagtataataaTCTCTTGTGatgatctttctttttatttaagctCCATCGATGGTtccaaaaatacaaattaacaAGAACTGGCAGTACCACGTTGAGCTCACCTGGGATGAACTTGCTTTAGACGAAAGGAATGGAAATATCCAGAGCTACAAAATCTTCTACTGGAGCGCTATGGATCCTGTTAAAGGTAGTTAAAACACCTTCATTTTACTGttctaaaacatttttgttatgTACTTGATGCTATTTGATGTCTGACTTTTCCTTCAGTTGTGGCCACTGACCCAGAAGAGAGGAGGGTTGTCCTGAAAGACCTCAACACTGTGGCTATGTATGACGCTTTCATGATGGTTACCACATTTGGTGGAAGCCTGAACGGgacaacatttcattttgaagttGAGCCCTTCGGTTAGTATTATCTTATTGACTTTTTAGAAACTTCACAGAGAGatcaagggtgtgtgtgtgtgtgtgtgtgtgtgtgtgtgtgtgtgtgtgtgtgtgtgtgtgtgtgtattcccaCGGGGAGATATGTCATTCAGAGTATGCATTCCTCTCTTCTCAGATGCAGTTTCTGTTGTGATGATTGTAACTGCATGTGGTGTTGGACTGTCAATGCTGATTATCTTCATAGTCATGATGTGTTTCTCCAAACACAGCAGGTGAGATCAGTGCAACACTGTGTGAAACAGTCAAACTGGAATGTCATTTCATCCTAgaaactttttaactttttttttttttgcagactgaAGGGACGTTTCTGGCCAGCTGTTCCAGATCCAGCCAACAGCAGCCTCAAGAGATGGACATCAGAATCAACACAGGTGTGGAAATAACCCCATAAGCTGCTCTTTGGTGCATTTTATCATCTCTCAGCCTGTTGTTTTGGGTATATAACCagtaactttactgttttggtgcAGTCTCAGTGTTCTACTCAAACTTCCAGctacagcagaaatgtgtttacagcaaAAAGTCTATGATAAATCATCTATATACTACTTACCCAAGCTTCCAACAGCCTACAGACAAAGTTAACAGCTTTATGTCTGTAGGATGTGTACACAAGCAACACATTATTaactttaattatatatattatatatatatatatataattaaaaacgttgatgatgtttattttatttttgcaggaTACCCATCTTGCCTCAGACAGTGATGAGCCCAATCCAATATACCTGTCCCACCTTAGTTTTCTGGACATCCTGGTAAAACTAGGTAAAGACGACGATGACGTGTGGTCAAGAAGCCCAGAGGACACGAGCGACCTGGGAGAGTCCATTTGTGGTTCACCCTTCCTCCCGGGTTACTCTGgttcaaacactgactctgtcCCTTATGCTACCGTGATCTTCTCTGGTCAGTTCAGCAGCCCTCCACCTAATGTGCCTCATGTCTACTTACGTTCTGAGTCCACACAGCCCCTCTTGGAGATGGAGGAATCCTTCAGTCCAAAGTGCTACCAGAATATGGAAACTGATGGGATGCCAAGGGAGCAATGTTTTTTTGGACCGTGCGATGATTGTATCCCCGAAGAAGCCGCAGACCCAGCCATTCTGTGGGACGACTTTCCTTTTCTACAAGCGTTAGCCATGAATGAGATGCAAAATGACTAAAAAGTAAATCACTGATTGTAAGAGTAAATGCTTTGCAAGATGTTCGTATAGGTCTGAGTTTGTGTAATGAGCCGATTGTGATAAATTGATCCAGCATAGACAGCTGTAAATGCACGCTAGATTTAATCCTACAATCACTTTGATATTTAATGATTATGATGTCCATTCTTCGTCTGTAGCCTGCTGCACTTTGTAGATATGTCACCTGTTCAAGTAAACATTctctaaaatactttttttatgcCATGGGtcaaacagtttaaacagttcctttgaataaaaataaactctgtaaggacagaaaacaaatgttttttttttcctgctgactTATTATTCACCTCTATATTTACCTCAGCATTTGGTATTTACCTACTGCGCTTGCCAAAGAAGGTTGTTCTCTGTAACTAATAGATGTGATTTATGGAAGCAGGGTAACCTACAATTATTCAGTGAAAACAGACGCCGTAACATCATCACTCAACAAAGCTGCCTGGGGTGATTTCAGGTGATGTGGGGGCACTTCTTGGCAAAGTGTAATTGCTTTATACATGCACTCAGCTGTATGATATAAAAGAATCTCTATATTTCTTTACTCTGCTTTTggttatattgtatttttattccaggtcttctctttcctctgcctcttctgccaTTTAACTTTATATTTGGTACAGGCTAATGCATGCTGCCACTACAATTTGATATCATTCATATTCattgatttaattcattaaCATGATAAAGCATTACTGTTTGAGCATTAGATTCATTGACTTATTGCTATGAATTGTTTTTATATCCCTCTCTTTCCTTGTAACTCCAATATAACAGCCAATCATGCCTTTTTTGATACTGTAATATTatgattttgtcatttaatgAGCCATCTTTAATGATCAAATAAAGTATTAGTGGAACAAAGACTGTTCATTGGTGCTTTTTATGACATGTGATATCTCATCGATGTGCTCTGGGATTGTCAGCACAGCCTTGGAGACGATCATCTCCTATCCTCCGCTCTGCTTGTATGGTCTAATCAAACATGGCGAGCCTCATGTAGGGGTCGAGCACTGATCATCTGTCACGTTTTCTTCACTTTATagtggatttgttttttatttcctaaCTTGTGTGCTATTCCGTGCGCCATGTTCGCAAACGCAGCCCTGCGAGCTGCTCTCAGATCATCCGCCGGCGCGCTGCGCCTGGAAAGCGGCGCACTGTGCGCGTCTCTGTCGCCGAGACTCTGGACGTGCAGCCCGGCTGTATTATCGGCACCCAGGGCCGCTTGTGGTGAGTGTAGCGATGGGTGAGAAGCAGATGAAGCTGACCTTAATGTGTTTGGAAGATAGCTGGATAACGTGTTTAATTTACACCCAGCAAAGCCTGTCCTGACACCGACAGCAGTGGGCAGTGTTGACAGATAAGTGCAGAGTCACAGCATGCTGTCTAATAATATGCACTTCAAGGCTGCTGCaagtaatatatatttaaaaagatagTTCTCAGACCTCCAATTCAATCATTTAAGTATTACTCCTAATAGAGCCACAGTAGGATATACTGGAGGTATTACATCTGTAAGAGCATCAAATACCTCTCCTCAGACTGTCATTAGTTTAGTAATATATGGGTTTGATTGGCAGTggttaggacaattccaagggcccacgactgacaggtgCCCcaaaaaaataggtaaacatcaatataaaattattaaaccatcatcactgagtatatatatttcaaatataataatgaaattaaatatctctttgtttttacgtgttttgggcagtaaaagttcaataaaaatggcctttagcacatttttatggtggcttttaatcttgcatcaaatagtgaactgcactgcacaacagctgcacagaggagggggcccaatttgattttttttttttgtcatggggcccaaaattcctggctNNNNNNNNNNATTAGTTAATTCATAACATGACAAAGCATTACGTTTGAGCATTAGAGTCATGACTTAGTGCAGAATTGTTTTTAATCCCTCCTTTCATGTAACACTCCAATATAACAGCCACATGGCCTTTTTGTGATACTGTAATATTTAGATTTTGTCATTAATGAGCCACTTAAGACAAAAAAGTATTAGTGGAAAAAAGACGTTCATTGGTGCTTTTATGACATGTGATACTCATCGATGTGCTCTGGGATGGTCAGCCAGCCTTGGAGACGATCACTCCTATCCGGCGCTCTGCTTGTAGGGGTCAATCAAACAGGGCGACCCATAGGGGCGAGCACGATCATCTGTCACGTTTTCTCACTTTAAGtggatttgttttatttcctacTGTGTGCTATTCCGTGCGCCATGTTCGCAAACGCAGCCCTGCGAGCTGCTCTCAGATCACCGCCGGCGCGCTGCGCCTGGAAAGCGGCGCACTGTGCGCGTCTCTGTTCGCCGAGGCCTGGACGTGCAGCCCGGCTGTATTATCGGCACCCAGGCGCGTGTGGTGAGTGTAGCGATGGGTGAGAAGCAGTGAAGCTGACCTTAATGTGTTTGGAAGATAGCTGGATAACGTGTTTAATTTACACCAGCAAAGCCTGTCCTGACACCGACAGCAGTGGGCAGTGTTGACAGATAAGTGCAGACTCACAGCATGCTGTCTAATAATATGCACTTCAAGGCTGCTGtaagtaatatatatttaaaaagatatttctCAGACCTTCCATTCAATCCTTTAGGTATTACTCCTAATAGAGCCACAGTAGGAGATActccatgacaaaaaaatctaattgggccccctcctctgtgcagctgttgtcaccacatctctaggacctaactaactatcccatcaaaagatttacataactctaatcaaaggcttgcaactgttttgcatcttgtagttcaatactagtactagcacaatatttactgttggtgatttgtacatgcatgcaagtctgcatacagtatgcagtgcagttcactatttgatgcaagattaaaagccaccataaaaatgtgctaaaggactttttttttttacagtatcaatgtattttttattgtaaaatttcaaaatggaaaattctcttaacattaatgaacaattaaaaaaaaagaaagaaaagtgaacgaacttaaaagatatattaattaacatcatcctctcaaaacaatgcaaaaacatcagatttttttaaacttaccTGCACATATGTCAACAATTTTCTTTTGGGCCCCcgtcagtcgtgggcccttggaattgtcctaacttttcccccctatacgaCGCCCCTGGGTGTGATTGCCAGTGTAGATCAGCCAGATCTGAATAACATAAGTGCAGATAAACCAGGCCATACTCTGACCACCTTCTGAAGCCGATGTCCAAATTATTAGGTGTGAAGCTCTTCATGGATCTTAGTCcaaattgtcatttttctttttataggaGCATCCAGGTAAGGTAGGTCTTGCAGAGATTTGTGCGAGCatagactcttttttttttctatgttaaGCCACAATTCAAGTCTATTATAAGCGAACCTACAACATAGCattactgtcatttaaaaaagactAGAAACATAACCTTAAGTACTTCATTTGCATTTAGTTGCCAGTTTATACCTAGCCAAAAGTAGGTGTAATATTTACTCTACCTTAATTTACATCAAGTAGGAGTACGTGTTACATTAATActtatttaacatattttttggACTGCCTTATTTGATAAATATCTGCACACTGTGAACCTTTGCCCATTATCTGGCAAATacttgcacattcctgcacaaactgtatggctcttttcatttaaaaaataaatatgtatgttgtttatatttgttaATACTTAATGcttgttatgcaccaaaaacaccaagacaaattccttgtacGTGAAAACCTACTTGACAATAAATCAGATTCTCCGTGTCATGCAGTACAGTGCAACTTCAAGTTGCATTGACACCTCTTCTGGCAATGCAACAAGGAACTGACtacaagtttttttgttttttactgaaaGCAACTGGGGAAACTGTGGCAACAATAAAATTCAATGgtagtgaaaaaaacaaacataagtgAGAGCAAAAGTATTGTCGAAAGCAATTCACACAGTAATAAGGAAACTCAAATATAGAACTGGAACTTGCTGTCATGCTAGTAACATTGCAATGGGCTGTCAtacaacaggaaacaaaaaccaCAGTAATGGTAGTAAACACAACGAAAAGAGTCCCTTAAAATGTTGTATTAGGAGCCCCAGCCAGCAAGTATGATGCCTAACTGATCAGTTCATATCAACAATTACAAAAGTACTAGAATATGTATCGCTCCTGCAGGGGCATTGAGGTAAATACATACTCTTAACCCTCTCAGTGGCAGGCTtgcaaatgtgttaaaaaaagttgttttgtatgcatgtgttttgtttgctcaATACAATCTTGCCACAATCTTGATCCTATCGAGAACACCTCAAGCAGCTATACTTTCATTTCCCTCCCCCAAGTCTACTAGAATGTGATAACTTGTTTTCACACTGTTGCATCCTATTTTCAGCTCGCTTCCAGTCACAGGCCCTTTTATTAACCGCCCCACCTCGATGACAAATGCTGCAATCATGAATTGCATGTCGATAAATAAATAGTTATCCCGATATCGCGACTGAATTGTTGGTGTATACGTTTGTTAGTCTAAGAAGCATAAAATGCATTAATAGTTTTGTCTAATAGAAATGAAATCGATTAGAAATATAAAGAGCAGCTTCTGAGGAAGCagcaacatttgttattttgatggCGCTGATATTAAAAACCACTGCAGTTTCACTATCTGATGTGTGTGTACTCGTGTTTTATGTGGGACAGCCGTGTTATCTAGATGATCTTTTGcagattaaactttaaactttgtATCTGTTGCATCCCATGACACAGCATCTGATTCATGCAAAGTGGCGATCTCTGGTGATCCCCCCAGATCCTACTTAGAACTCTGTAGTGACTTTAGCATTATGGGAGGTTTCCGTATACTTCGCTGTCAGCTTCTTTTGCtgaacctgtttgtttgttgtgttgttctaCCAAATGTCATGATTTCCTGTGGATTGCAGCATTTCtatattgttttcttctccttcctcagTTGCAGGAAGCTTTGCTCTTCCACCACCAGTGAGACATTACGCCCGGggtgcaaacaaaaagaaggcGGGTAGGTGATGCAGCTGCGTTCTCACCAATCCgacttttgaaaaaaaagatttttaaatttgtctcaatctcaacattttcttttcatccagTCCCTGAGAGCCAGCTCAGTGATCTTTCGCCAACAATGCTGAAGAAGGATTTTGCAGCTGTACCCCTCGCTCAAACGTAAACATACATAAACTGTATACTACACCTTACATAAAAGAGTAAAGAAATGCAGCGtatattcacatttcattatAAATCTACAATTAGGTTAATCATCTACCCCTTTAACACGTGTGTCTCCCCGTTAATAGGACTGATGATCTCGTCAGAAGACTTCTTTCGTTGGAGTTAGCGAGTCACGTGAGTTCTTCATGTCCCCACAGATCGCCTTGTCATGTTTCACACTGCTTTATTTTAGAAAGTCATAGAGTCCAATCATAAACAGGCTGTTAAATGTCCCGTTTATGTCTTCAGAGTGAaaaactgcagctgaaaacGGAACAACTGATTGCAAAAGTCCAGAGGGACGAGAATGACCGCAACTCAGTGGAAGTTCAGGGTGGGTTGCTCTTCTCCAGTGCTGTACATAGTGTCCTCCTTGTATTGCAAAGATAgatatgtatactgtatattcatccAGTCCCTCTTTAAATTTTCCCTCAGTGGCTATTTTGACTGCAAGGATCCGAAACTTTCAGGAGCACTTGCGGAAACATCATAAGGTGAGTGAGGGGAGAAGAATCAGCTTCGTTTTAAGCTTCATTTGACAAGTTAAACAGGAAGACTTGGTCTCTGGACAGgttgtatgtaaaaaaaaaaagaaaaaaaaaatctcaaatgaCGTCTCATGTCATACCGCATTTGCACCACTAGAACTTTCATGTATGAATACGTGTCCCCGCAtttcctctctgccctcttcTGGTGTGAGGCATGCGTATGCTACAGGATATCCTGTGTACACCCCCACATGAAATAAGAACATGCGTTGGTCGGAAATTTCCACGTTACATCATATGTCGTTTTTTTGCTGAAATTAACACAGATAGAGAATAGATGATGCAAACCCTGTTGTGTTTTAACTCTCTCAGAATGATTAGTGCGTAAACAAGTGTCCTCGTTTCTATTTGAGTCTGTGTGAATCACGCCTGACCCCCATTCTTTTTACGTGTCATTTCGTTTCCAGGACAAATCTAACAAGAGGCGGATGCTCATGGCCATTGACCGACGAAAAAAGCTTCTGAAAAACTTGAGGCTGGTTCGCTACGATGCCTTCGAGAAAGTGTGTGAGCAGCTAGGCATCACCTACACCTTCCCTCCAGAGTACTACAGACGGGCCACTCGACGCTGGGTGGTCAAGAAGGCCTTCTGCATTAAGGTATTTTCTATAAAGAATCATgtataatgtttcttttttttatttgcagtgtaTCATAATGGGATCAATACCTAAAGACTTTTCAAACCCTTTACAAAATTTTCCTTCCTCACTAGTGAAGAAAGAGTGCGTGTGGTGCCTGAGAGCATTACTCAAACCATGTGTGACACCCGTCTAACTGACGTTAAAGGTGTGATTTTTGTGCAACCACTGACACTTAACTATGTTACTTGTGTCTCTTGACAGGTCTTCAAAGAAGTGCAGAAGCAGAAAGCAGAGCAAAGGCTGAAGATGAAGCCAAGTTTAGCCTCTGCAGagacagcaaagacaaaagCTGTTGATACCCAGTAAAAGACAATATACTCTATATTACAACAACTGATTCTAAATGCTCGTCATAACCAACATCTTTGCTTTTTGCACCTTCA
Protein-coding regions in this window:
- the mrps15 gene encoding small ribosomal subunit protein uS15m; protein product: MFANAALRAALRSSAGALRLESGALCASLSPRLWTCSPAVLSAPRAACVAGSFALPPPVRHYARGANKKKAVPESQLSDLSPTMLKKDFAAVPLAQTTDDLVRRLLSLELASHSEKLQLKTEQLIAKVQRDENDRNSVEVQVAILTARIRNFQEHLRKHHKDKSNKRRMLMAIDRRKKLLKNLRLVRYDAFEKVCEQLGITYTFPPEYYRRATRRWVVKKAFCIKVFKEVQKQKAEQRLKMKPSLASAETAKTKAVDTQ